The proteins below come from a single Oncorhynchus keta strain PuntledgeMale-10-30-2019 chromosome 1, Oket_V2, whole genome shotgun sequence genomic window:
- the LOC118390055 gene encoding AP-3 complex subunit delta-1-like isoform X5: MALKIVKGSIDRMFDKNLQDLVRGIRNHKEDEAKYISTCIDEIKQELKQDNIAVKANAVCKLTYLQMLGYDVSWAAFNIVEVMSSSKFTYKRIGYLAASQCFHESTDVIMLTTNQIRKDLSSPNQYDTGVALTGLSCFVTPDLARDLANDIMTLMSHTKPYIRKKAVLIMYKVFLKYPESLRPAFPRLKEKLEDPDPGVQSAAVNVICELARRNPKNYLSLAPLFFKLMTSSTNNWVLIKIIKLFGALTPLEPRLGKKLIEPLTNLIHSTSAMSLLYECVNTVIAVLISLSSGMPNHSASIQLCVQKLRILIEDSDQNLKYLGLLAMSKILKTHPKSVQSHKDLILQCLDDKDESIRLRALDLLYGMVSKKNLMEIVKKLMLHVDKAEGTTYRDELLTKIIDICSQSNYQYITNFEWYISILVELTRLEGTRHGHLIASQMLDVAIRVKAIRAFAVAQMATLLDNAHLLTGNTQRNGICEVLYAAAWICGEFSEHLEEPMATLEAMLRPKVATLPGHIQAVYVQNAAKLFATVLRGQEGVPADSTVAQETSQLLIDRLPLFVQSSNLEVQERASCILQLVKYIQKLQQKDVEVAEEVTALFAGELNPVAPKAQKKVPVPEGLDLDVWINEPPSGSESEDEGRKSKGKAVFAKEESRHTKPRYTEVDEKELAKRREVRKAEQANNPFYIKASPSSQKVYQDGVGVEHIPVVQIDLSVPLKVPGMPMSDQYVKLEEERRERNKADKKKKKDKKKREKGEKGRRRRGDSGPESEEDITPAHMVDIVTEEMPENALPSDDDDKDPNDPHKALNIDLDNLLAASRRPLADSEKKLPVRSHRPDEVLKSPMEDRQVVEVVPEPKKKTGKEKKEKKDRKKSKEKKKKHKQEEEGDLMGTGSEEPVQPEETKEVAAPPPASTPEAAAAPASTPRTASGMAAVAPDSEPEEAKDTEPEETKSSMHKKKKQKKEKKKKKHHHNHSDGAGDESVQNGTVEEEEPLPPMSNYALLAENSYIKMMKQDADKVCDIQGNLQDGSQVVVSVIFENKCDSFIKSMEFNVLDSLNSKLQRPDGAGPHDGLIVPFQLPPGISNEARFIFSVQNIVMPQKLKGTLTFIVKTDDSSTHEKLDFKLHFTCTSYLITTPCYSDAYSKLLESGDLKGCSLKLEGVNQPFHHLLARICFHHHFSVVERIDSCASMYSRSIQGHHMCLLVKTADQTVSIDAKCDEPGLLGNVLDEIKLTFSQC; the protein is encoded by the exons ATGGCTTTGAAGATTGTTAAAGGGAGCATCGATCGGATGTTCGATAAAAACCTTCAAGATTTAGTACGTGGAATTAGGAATCACAAGGAAGATGAG gCTAAGTACATCTCCACCTGCATTGATGAGATCAAGCAGGAGCTCAAGCAGGACAACATTGCTGTCAAGGCCAATGCTGTGTGCAAACTCACCTAC TTACAGATGCTGGGCTATGACGTCAGCTGGGCTGCATTCAACATCGTGGAAGTCATGAGTTCCTCAAAATTCACATACAAG AGAATTGGTTACCTGGCTGCCTCCCAGTGCTTTCATGAGAGCACTGATGTCATCATGCTGACAACCAATCAGATCCGAAAG GATCTGAGCAGTCCTAACCAGTACGACACTGGTGTGGCTCTCACTGGCCTCTCCTGCTTCGTGACCCCTGACCTGGCTCGGGACCTGGCCAATGACATCATGACTCTT ATGTCCCACACAAAGCCGTACATCAGGAAGAAGGCCGTACTTATCATGTACAAGGTGTTCCTGAAGTACCCAGAGTCTCTGCGCCCTGCTTTCCCCAGGCTGAAGGAGAAACTGGAAGACCCTGACCCTG GGGTCCAGTCAGCGGCTGTTAATGTCATCTGTGAGCTAGCCAGGAGAAACCCCAAGAACTACCTGTCTCTTGCCCCGCTCTTCTTCAAGCTCATGACCTCCTCCACCAACAATTGGGTCCTCATCAAGATCATCAAGCTG ttTGGTGCCCTCACACCCCTGGAGCCTCGCTTGGGGAAGAAGCTGATTGAGCCCCTAACAAACCTCATCcacag TACCTCTGCTATGTCACTTCTATATGAATGTGTCAACACTGTAATAGCAG TGTTGATTTCCCTGTCCTCCGGGATGCCAAATCACAGTGCTAGTATTCAG CTCTGTGTCCAGAAACTGCGAATCCTGATTGAAGACTCGGACCAGAACT TGAAGTACCTGGGCCTGCTGGCCATGTCCAAGATACTGAAGACTCATCCCAAGTCTGTCCAGTCCCACAAGGACCTCATCTTGCAGTGTCTGGATGACAAGGACGAGTCCATCCGCCTGAGGGCTCTAGACCTGCTCTACGGCATG GTGTCCAAGAAGAACTTGATGGAGATAGTGAAGAAGCTGATGTTGCACGTCGACAAGGCTGAGGGAACCACTTACCGAGATGAGCTGCTCACCAAGATCATCGACATCTGCAGCCAGAGCAATTACCAGTACATCACCAACTTTGAATG GTACATCAGTATCCTGGTGGAGCTGACCCGTCTGGAGGGCACGCGGCATGGCCACCTCATTGCCTCCCAGATGCTGGACGTGGCCATTCGGGTCAAGGCCATCCGAGCCTTTGCTGTGGCCCAGATGGCTACTCTACTGGACAACGCCCACCTGCTTACCGGCAACACACAGCGCAACGGCATCTGTGAGGTTCTCTATGCCGCCGCCTGGATCTGTGGAGAGTTCTCAGA ACACCTGGAGGAACCCATGGCAACACTGGAGGCCATGCTGCGGCCCAAGGTGGCCACCCTGCCGGGCCACATCCAGGCCGTGTACGTGCAGAACGCTGCCAAGCTGTTTGCCACGGTGTTGCGCGGCCAGGAGGGGGTGCCAGCGGACAGCACGGTAGCCCAGGAGACCAGCCAGCTGCTCATTGACAGGCTGCCTCTTTTTGTCCAGAGTTCCAACCTGGAGGTGCAGGAGAGG gccTCCTGCATCCTGCAGCTGGTGAAGTACATCCAGAAGCTGCAGCAGAAGGACGTAGAGGTGGCTGAGGAGGTGACTGCTCTGTTTGCTGGGGAGCTCAACCCTGTGGCCCCCAAGGCACAGAAGAAAGTACCTGTTCCTGAAGG TCTGGACCTGGATGTGTGGATCAACGAGCCTCCGTCTGGGAGTGAGTCTGAAGACGAGGGCAGGAAGTCCAAGGGCAAGGCTGTGTTTGCCAAGGAGGAGTCCAGACACACCAAGCCACGCTACACTGAGGTGGACGAGAAGGAACTGGCCAAG aggaGAGAAGTAAGGAAGGCAGAGCAGGCCAACAACCCATTCTACATCAaggcctccccctcctctcagaaG GTGTaccaggatggtgttggtgtggagCACATTCCAGTGGTGCAGATTGACCTCAGTGTGCCTCTTAAGGTCCCag GGATGCCAATGTCAGATCAGTATGTGAAGCTGGAAGAGGAGCGTCGGGAGAGAAACAAGGcagacaagaagaagaagaaggacaagaagaagagggagaagggcGAGAAGGGCCGCCGGAGAAGGGGGGACTCTGGCCCAGAGAGCGAGGAGGACATCACCCCCGCACACATGGTGGACATCGTCACTGAGGAGATGCCAGAG aATGCCTTACCCAGCGATGACGACGACAAAGATCCCAACGACCCCCACAAAGCTCTGAACATCGACCTGGACAA TTTGCTGGCAGCATCTCGCAG GCCCCTGGCAGACAGCGAGAAGAAACTGCCAGTCAGGTCACACCGTCCCGACGAGGTCCTCAAGAGCCCCATGGAAGACAGGCAGGTGGTGGAGGTTGTACCAGAGCCCAAGAAAAAGACaggaaaggagaagaaggagaagaaggacagGAAG aAGAGTaaagagaaaaagaaaaagcACAAacaagaggaagagggggatctTATGGGCACTGGGTCAGAGGAGCCTGTCCAACCAGAAGAGACCAAGGAGGTGGCAGCCCCGCCTCCTGCCTCTACACCAGAG gcaGCAGCTGCCCCTGCCTCCACCCCTAGGACGGCATCTGGTATGGCTGCCGTGGCACCAGACTCTGAGCCTGAAGAGGCCAAAGACACTGAGCCGGAGGAGACT AAATCCTCCATGcacaagaagaagaagcagaaaaaggagaagaagaaaaagaagcacCACCATAATCATAGCGATGGGGCCGGAGACGAGTCTGTGCAGAACGGcactgtggaggaggaggagcctctGCCG CCCATGTCCAATTACGCCCTGCTGGCTGAGAACTCCTACATCAAGATG ATGAAGCAGGATGCTGATAAG GTGTGTGACATCCAGGGGAATCTGCAGGACGGTAGCCAggtagtggtctctgtcatcttTGAGAATAAGTGCGACAGCTTTATCAAGTCCATGGAGTTCAACGTGCTGGACTCTCTCAACTCCAAGCTGCAGCGGCCTGATGGAGCTGGCCCACACGACGGCCTCATCGTGCCCTTCCAACTGCCCCCCG GGATATCAAACGAGGCACGCTTCATCTTCTCAGTGCAGAACATCGTGATGCCCCAGAAACTGAAGGGAACCCTCACCTTCATAGTCAAG ACTGATGATTCCTCCACTCACGAGAAACTGGACTTTAAACTGCACTTTACCTGCACCTCCTACCTGATCACCACTCCCTGCTACAG TGATGCGTATTCTAAGCTGTTGGAGTCAGGGGACCTGAAGGGGTGCTCTCTGAAGCTGGAGGGAGTTAATCAGCCCTTCCACCATCTACTGGCCAGAATCTGCTTCCACCACCACTTCTCTG TTGTGGAGAGGATCGATTCCTGTGCCTCCATGTACAGCAGGTCAATCCAGGGTCACCATATGTGTCTGCTGGTCAAAACT GCTGATCAGACCGTGTCCATCGACGCTAAATGTGACGAGCCGGGGCTGCTTGGGAATGTGCTGGATGAGATCAAACTCACCTTTTCTCAGTGCTGA
- the LOC118390055 gene encoding AP-3 complex subunit delta-1-like isoform X1, protein MALKIVKGSIDRMFDKNLQDLVRGIRNHKEDEAKYISTCIDEIKQELKQDNIAVKANAVCKLTYLQMLGYDVSWAAFNIVEVMSSSKFTYKRIGYLAASQCFHESTDVIMLTTNQIRKDLSSPNQYDTGVALTGLSCFVTPDLARDLANDIMTLMSHTKPYIRKKAVLIMYKVFLKYPESLRPAFPRLKEKLEDPDPGVQSAAVNVICELARRNPKNYLSLAPLFFKLMTSSTNNWVLIKIIKLFGALTPLEPRLGKKLIEPLTNLIHSTSAMSLLYECVNTVIAVLISLSSGMPNHSASIQLCVQKLRILIEDSDQNLKYLGLLAMSKILKTHPKSVQSHKDLILQCLDDKDESIRLRALDLLYGMVSKKNLMEIVKKLMLHVDKAEGTTYRDELLTKIIDICSQSNYQYITNFEWYISILVELTRLEGTRHGHLIASQMLDVAIRVKAIRAFAVAQMATLLDNAHLLTGNTQRNGICEVLYAAAWICGEFSEHLEEPMATLEAMLRPKVATLPGHIQAVYVQNAAKLFATVLRGQEGVPADSTVAQETSQLLIDRLPLFVQSSNLEVQERASCILQLVKYIQKLQQKDVEVAEEVTALFAGELNPVAPKAQKKVPVPEGLDLDVWINEPPSGSESEDEGRKSKGKAVFAKEESRHTKPRYTEVDEKELAKRREVRKAEQANNPFYIKASPSSQKVYQDGVGVEHIPVVQIDLSVPLKVPGMPMSDQYVKLEEERRERNKADKKKKKDKKKREKGEKGRRRRGDSGPESEEDITPAHMVDIVTEEMPENALPSDDDDKDPNDPHKALNIDLDNLLAASRRPLADSEKKLPVRSHRPDEVLKSPMEDRQVVEVVPEPKKKTGKEKKEKKDRKKSKEKKKKHKQEEEGDLMGTGSEEPVQPEETKEVAAPPPASTPEASDLDFWLSNAPVPSNPQAAAAPASTPRTASGMAAVAPDSEPEEAKDTEPEETKSSMHKKKKQKKEKKKKKHHHNHSDGAGDESVQNGTVEEEEPLPPMSNYALLAENSYIKMMKQDADKVCDIQGNLQDGSQVVVSVIFENKCDSFIKSMEFNVLDSLNSKLQRPDGAGPHDGLIVPFQLPPGISNEARFIFSVQNIVMPQKLKGTLTFIVKTDDSSTHEKLDFKLHFTCTSYLITTPCYSDAYSKLLESGDLKGCSLKLEGVNQPFHHLLARICFHHHFSVVERIDSCASMYSRSIQGHHMCLLVKTADQTVSIDAKCDEPGLLGNVLDEIKLTFSQC, encoded by the exons ATGGCTTTGAAGATTGTTAAAGGGAGCATCGATCGGATGTTCGATAAAAACCTTCAAGATTTAGTACGTGGAATTAGGAATCACAAGGAAGATGAG gCTAAGTACATCTCCACCTGCATTGATGAGATCAAGCAGGAGCTCAAGCAGGACAACATTGCTGTCAAGGCCAATGCTGTGTGCAAACTCACCTAC TTACAGATGCTGGGCTATGACGTCAGCTGGGCTGCATTCAACATCGTGGAAGTCATGAGTTCCTCAAAATTCACATACAAG AGAATTGGTTACCTGGCTGCCTCCCAGTGCTTTCATGAGAGCACTGATGTCATCATGCTGACAACCAATCAGATCCGAAAG GATCTGAGCAGTCCTAACCAGTACGACACTGGTGTGGCTCTCACTGGCCTCTCCTGCTTCGTGACCCCTGACCTGGCTCGGGACCTGGCCAATGACATCATGACTCTT ATGTCCCACACAAAGCCGTACATCAGGAAGAAGGCCGTACTTATCATGTACAAGGTGTTCCTGAAGTACCCAGAGTCTCTGCGCCCTGCTTTCCCCAGGCTGAAGGAGAAACTGGAAGACCCTGACCCTG GGGTCCAGTCAGCGGCTGTTAATGTCATCTGTGAGCTAGCCAGGAGAAACCCCAAGAACTACCTGTCTCTTGCCCCGCTCTTCTTCAAGCTCATGACCTCCTCCACCAACAATTGGGTCCTCATCAAGATCATCAAGCTG ttTGGTGCCCTCACACCCCTGGAGCCTCGCTTGGGGAAGAAGCTGATTGAGCCCCTAACAAACCTCATCcacag TACCTCTGCTATGTCACTTCTATATGAATGTGTCAACACTGTAATAGCAG TGTTGATTTCCCTGTCCTCCGGGATGCCAAATCACAGTGCTAGTATTCAG CTCTGTGTCCAGAAACTGCGAATCCTGATTGAAGACTCGGACCAGAACT TGAAGTACCTGGGCCTGCTGGCCATGTCCAAGATACTGAAGACTCATCCCAAGTCTGTCCAGTCCCACAAGGACCTCATCTTGCAGTGTCTGGATGACAAGGACGAGTCCATCCGCCTGAGGGCTCTAGACCTGCTCTACGGCATG GTGTCCAAGAAGAACTTGATGGAGATAGTGAAGAAGCTGATGTTGCACGTCGACAAGGCTGAGGGAACCACTTACCGAGATGAGCTGCTCACCAAGATCATCGACATCTGCAGCCAGAGCAATTACCAGTACATCACCAACTTTGAATG GTACATCAGTATCCTGGTGGAGCTGACCCGTCTGGAGGGCACGCGGCATGGCCACCTCATTGCCTCCCAGATGCTGGACGTGGCCATTCGGGTCAAGGCCATCCGAGCCTTTGCTGTGGCCCAGATGGCTACTCTACTGGACAACGCCCACCTGCTTACCGGCAACACACAGCGCAACGGCATCTGTGAGGTTCTCTATGCCGCCGCCTGGATCTGTGGAGAGTTCTCAGA ACACCTGGAGGAACCCATGGCAACACTGGAGGCCATGCTGCGGCCCAAGGTGGCCACCCTGCCGGGCCACATCCAGGCCGTGTACGTGCAGAACGCTGCCAAGCTGTTTGCCACGGTGTTGCGCGGCCAGGAGGGGGTGCCAGCGGACAGCACGGTAGCCCAGGAGACCAGCCAGCTGCTCATTGACAGGCTGCCTCTTTTTGTCCAGAGTTCCAACCTGGAGGTGCAGGAGAGG gccTCCTGCATCCTGCAGCTGGTGAAGTACATCCAGAAGCTGCAGCAGAAGGACGTAGAGGTGGCTGAGGAGGTGACTGCTCTGTTTGCTGGGGAGCTCAACCCTGTGGCCCCCAAGGCACAGAAGAAAGTACCTGTTCCTGAAGG TCTGGACCTGGATGTGTGGATCAACGAGCCTCCGTCTGGGAGTGAGTCTGAAGACGAGGGCAGGAAGTCCAAGGGCAAGGCTGTGTTTGCCAAGGAGGAGTCCAGACACACCAAGCCACGCTACACTGAGGTGGACGAGAAGGAACTGGCCAAG aggaGAGAAGTAAGGAAGGCAGAGCAGGCCAACAACCCATTCTACATCAaggcctccccctcctctcagaaG GTGTaccaggatggtgttggtgtggagCACATTCCAGTGGTGCAGATTGACCTCAGTGTGCCTCTTAAGGTCCCag GGATGCCAATGTCAGATCAGTATGTGAAGCTGGAAGAGGAGCGTCGGGAGAGAAACAAGGcagacaagaagaagaagaaggacaagaagaagagggagaagggcGAGAAGGGCCGCCGGAGAAGGGGGGACTCTGGCCCAGAGAGCGAGGAGGACATCACCCCCGCACACATGGTGGACATCGTCACTGAGGAGATGCCAGAG aATGCCTTACCCAGCGATGACGACGACAAAGATCCCAACGACCCCCACAAAGCTCTGAACATCGACCTGGACAA TTTGCTGGCAGCATCTCGCAG GCCCCTGGCAGACAGCGAGAAGAAACTGCCAGTCAGGTCACACCGTCCCGACGAGGTCCTCAAGAGCCCCATGGAAGACAGGCAGGTGGTGGAGGTTGTACCAGAGCCCAAGAAAAAGACaggaaaggagaagaaggagaagaaggacagGAAG aAGAGTaaagagaaaaagaaaaagcACAAacaagaggaagagggggatctTATGGGCACTGGGTCAGAGGAGCCTGTCCAACCAGAAGAGACCAAGGAGGTGGCAGCCCCGCCTCCTGCCTCTACACCAGAG GCTTCGGATCTGGATTTCTGGCTCTCAAATGCTCCAGTGCCCTCTAACCCTCAG gcaGCAGCTGCCCCTGCCTCCACCCCTAGGACGGCATCTGGTATGGCTGCCGTGGCACCAGACTCTGAGCCTGAAGAGGCCAAAGACACTGAGCCGGAGGAGACT AAATCCTCCATGcacaagaagaagaagcagaaaaaggagaagaagaaaaagaagcacCACCATAATCATAGCGATGGGGCCGGAGACGAGTCTGTGCAGAACGGcactgtggaggaggaggagcctctGCCG CCCATGTCCAATTACGCCCTGCTGGCTGAGAACTCCTACATCAAGATG ATGAAGCAGGATGCTGATAAG GTGTGTGACATCCAGGGGAATCTGCAGGACGGTAGCCAggtagtggtctctgtcatcttTGAGAATAAGTGCGACAGCTTTATCAAGTCCATGGAGTTCAACGTGCTGGACTCTCTCAACTCCAAGCTGCAGCGGCCTGATGGAGCTGGCCCACACGACGGCCTCATCGTGCCCTTCCAACTGCCCCCCG GGATATCAAACGAGGCACGCTTCATCTTCTCAGTGCAGAACATCGTGATGCCCCAGAAACTGAAGGGAACCCTCACCTTCATAGTCAAG ACTGATGATTCCTCCACTCACGAGAAACTGGACTTTAAACTGCACTTTACCTGCACCTCCTACCTGATCACCACTCCCTGCTACAG TGATGCGTATTCTAAGCTGTTGGAGTCAGGGGACCTGAAGGGGTGCTCTCTGAAGCTGGAGGGAGTTAATCAGCCCTTCCACCATCTACTGGCCAGAATCTGCTTCCACCACCACTTCTCTG TTGTGGAGAGGATCGATTCCTGTGCCTCCATGTACAGCAGGTCAATCCAGGGTCACCATATGTGTCTGCTGGTCAAAACT GCTGATCAGACCGTGTCCATCGACGCTAAATGTGACGAGCCGGGGCTGCTTGGGAATGTGCTGGATGAGATCAAACTCACCTTTTCTCAGTGCTGA